In one window of Henckelia pumila isolate YLH828 chromosome 1, ASM3356847v2, whole genome shotgun sequence DNA:
- the LOC140865278 gene encoding uncharacterized protein — protein MVDAASGEVFVYKTPVQARNLIERNGQNMKVCGIYTARGHATDMCPTLQEGSAEQVNATGGFLGPPQRKYDPYSNTYNLGWKDHPNPRYGNPQAIQAPPHNPVYRPPKLEQVSKLEALNSNSLPSQTVLNPRENVSAITLRSGKELKVNEEVVKEPVQNKDEQESKVEEDDTIQEAPRGKFPPLSEYKPVAPFPLALKESRKDEGIKGLYEVFCRCERKQKLKGCQKVELGEQVSAVIQKKVPTKCKDPGMFSIPCKIGDVQLDTAILDLGASINVMPYSVYASLKLGSLTETGIVIQMADKSTIFPRGVLEDVLVQVDNLVFPANFYAPKKSKKKKQRPKISTKLRKNPMPQPPQSKFQYDSSVMLSDVEEDSANT, from the exons ATGGTGGATGCGGCCAGTGGTGAAGTTTTCGTCTATAAAACTCCAGTACAAGCAAGGAATCTAATCGAGA ggaatggacaaaatATGAAGGTTTGTGGAATTTACACTGCAAGGGGACATGcgactgacatgtgtcccacacttcaagagggATCGGCTGAGCAAGTCAATGCAACAGGAGGATTTCTCGGACCTCCACAACGGAAGTATGATCCAtactccaacacatacaatcttggttggaaggatcatccaaacccGAGATATGGGAACCCGCAAGCAATtcaagcaccaccgcacaatccAGTTTATAGGCCGCC AAAACTCGAGCAAGTATCCAAGTTGGAGGCACTGAATTCGAACAGCTTACCATCACAGACTGTATTGAATCCGAGGGAGAATGTGAGTGCAATCaccttgaggagtggaaaggagTTGAAGGTTAATGAAGAAGTGGTAAAAGAACCAGTACAGAACAAAGATGAGCAGGAATCCAAGGTAGAGGAGGACGACACAATTCAGGAAGCACCTAGAGGTAAGTTCCCTCCTCTTTCTGAGTATAAACctgtagccccttttcccttagcattgaAAGAGTCTAGGAAAGATGAAGGAATTAAGGGGTTATATGAAGTGTTTTGTAGATGCGAG AGAAAACAAAAGTTAAAGGGATGTCAGaaagttgaattgggagaacaggtCTCTGCCGTAATTCAAAAAAAGGTacctacaaaatgcaaggatccaggtatgttctcAATTCCTTGCAAGATAGGAGATGTTCAGCTTGATACAGCCATATTAGATTTAGGAGCGTCGATCAATGTCATGCCATATTCTGTGTATGCTTCCTTAAAACTAGGATCTTTGACTGaaactggaattgttattcaAATGGCTGATAAATCTACAATTTTTCCAAGAGGAGTGCTAGAAGATGTTCTTGTGCAAGTTGACAATTTGGTCTTTCCTGCTAATTTCTAT GCACCCAAGAAATCCAAGAAGAAGAAGCAAAGACCAAAAATCTCTACAAAACTGCGcaa AAACCCAATGCCGCAACCTCCGCAGTCAAAGTTTCAATATGATTCTTCCGTGATGCTGTCAGACGTTGAAGAGGACAGTGCCAACACTTAA